A part of Miscanthus floridulus cultivar M001 chromosome 6, ASM1932011v1, whole genome shotgun sequence genomic DNA contains:
- the LOC136456409 gene encoding phytochrome-associated serine/threonine-protein phosphatase, which translates to MDLDLWISKVKEGQHLAEHELQSLCEYVKEILIEESNVQPVNSPVTVCGDIHGQFHDLMKLFATGGHVPETNYIFMGDFVDRGFNSLEVFTILLLLKARYPAHITLLRGNHESRQLTQVYGFYDECQRKYGNANAWRYCTDVFDYLTLSAIINGQVLCVHGGLSPDVRTIDQIRTIDRNCEIPHEGPFCDLMWSDPEEIETWAVSPRGAGWLFGSRVTAEFNFVNGIELVCRAHQLVQEGLKYMFQEKGLVTVWSAPNYCYRCGNVASILSFDEKMERDVKFFTETEENNQMRGPRTAVPYFL; encoded by the exons ATGGATTTGGATCTGTGGATCTCCAAGGTCAAGGAGGGCCAGCACCTCGCCGAGCACGAGCTTCAGTCTCTCTGCGAATAC GTGAAGGAGATCCTCATCGAAGAGTCGAACGTTCAACCGGTGAACAGCCCTGTGACGGTTTGCGGTGACATCCATGGGCAGTTCCATGACCTGATGAAGCTCTTCGCGACGGGGGGCCACGTCCCAGAGACGAACTATATTTTCATG GGTGATTTTGTGGACCGTGGCTTCAACAGCCTGGAGGTTTTCACCATCCTATTGCTACTAAAAGCGAG GTATCCTGCACACATAACCCTTCTGCGTGGAAATCATGAAAGTAGGCAGTTGACGCAG GTGTATGGTTTCTATGATGAGTGTCAGAGGAAGTATGGCAATGCCAATGCATGGCGGTATTGCACTGATGTTTTTGATTACCTTACACTATCAGCAATCATTAATGGCCAA GTCCTCTGTGTTCATGGTGGTCTTTCTCCCGATGTACGTACTATTGATCAG ATTCGAACGATTGATCGCAATTGTGAAATTCCCCATGAAGGTCCTTTCTGCGATCTTATGTGGAGTGACCCTGAGGAGATAGAGACATGGGCTGTTAGTCCCCGTGGAGCAGGTTGGCTGTTTGGATCGCGAGTCACAGCAGAG TTCAACTTTGTTAACGGTATCGAGCTAGTTTGCCGGGCTCACCAGCTGGTCCAGGAAGGTTTAAAGTACATGTTTCAGGAGAAGGGCCTTGTAACT GTGTGGTCTGCACCTAATTATTGCTACAGATGTGGCAATGTAGCTTCTATATTAAGCTTCGATGAGAAGATG GAAAGAGATGTCAAGTTCTTCACAGAGACTGAGGAGAACAACCAGATGCGAGGCCCAAGGACTGCAGTCCCATATTTCCTCTGA
- the LOC136458764 gene encoding uncharacterized protein produces MDSKPAAAARRNKDASKKRQEGGGGGLRGPGVSPAAPPADAAAGSGAAMAECAAACCVLCACLPVAVLCCVARAPLRVARRCYGRCRRRGPRRRLAPGGSSSFSDAEVGEFLQQGGR; encoded by the coding sequence ATGGACTCcaagccggcggcggcggcgcgtaggAATAAGGATGCCTCGAAGAAGCggcaggaaggaggaggaggaggcctgcGCGGGCCCGGCGTGTCCCCGGCGGCGCCCCCCGCGGACGCCGCCGCCGGGAGCGGCGCGGCGATGGCGGAGTGCGCGGCGGCGTGCTGCGTGCTCTGCGCGTGCCTCCCCGTGGCCGTGCTCTGCTGCGTGGCGCGCGCCCCGCTCCGCGTCGCGCGGCGGTGCTACGGCAGGTGTCGGCGGCGGGGGCCCCGGCGGCGGCTCGCGCCGGGGGGCTCCTCGTCGTTCTCGGACGCCGAGGTCGGGGAGTTCCTGCAGCAGGGCGGGCGGTAG
- the LOC136458763 gene encoding probable glutathione S-transferase GSTU6, giving the protein MAAAAGVELRLLGEWLSPYCIRVKQALAVKGVAGYEYVEEDLEHKSELLLSSNPVHGKVPVLIHRGAPVCESLVIVQYVDEAWAGPAILPSDPYERSRARFWAAYIDDKFFPSWEPFFKSKTAEDRAETFKNAIPAVETLEKALTECSSSEGKPFFGGDSIGYVDVALGGYLAWIKAVDEVAGTSLFDEAKFPRLAAWAERFAAADAVRDASPAVEDIVVFYKKMQAAETGAEH; this is encoded by the exons ATGGCGGCGGCAGCGGGAGTGGAGTTGCGGCTGCTGGGGGAGTGGCTGAGCCCGTACTGCATCCGGGTGAAGCAGGCGCTGGCCGTGAAGGGTGTGGCCGGGTACGAGTACGTGGAGGAGGACCTGGAGCACAAGAGCGAGCTGCTGCTCAGCTCCAACCCGGTGCACGGGAAGGTGCCCGTGCTCATCCACCGCGGCGCGCCCGTGTGCGAGTCGCTCGTCATCGTGCAGTACgtggacgaggcgtgggccgggcCTGCCATCCTGCCGTCCGATCCGTACGAGCGCTCTAGGGCTCGCTTCTGGGCCGCCTACATCGACGACAAG TTCTTCCCATCGTGGGAGCCGTTCTTCAAGTCCAAGACCGCGGAGGACAGGGCCGAGACGTTCAAGAACGCCATCCCTGCGGTGGAGACTCTTGAGAAGGCCCTCACGGAGTGCTCCAGCTCCGAGGGGAAGCCCTTCTTCGGAGGCGACAGCATCGGGTACGTCGACGTGGCGCTAGGCGGCtaccttgcgtggatcaaggccgTGGACGAGGTGGCCGGCACCAGCCTCTTCGACGAGGCCAAGTTCCCGCGGCTCGCCGCGTGGGCGGAGCGCTTCGCGGCGGCGGACGCCGTCCGGGACGCGTCCCCTGCCGTCGAGGACATCGTGGTGTTTTACAAGAAAATGCAGGCGGCTGAGACCGGCGCGGAGCACTGA